The following coding sequences lie in one Hippopotamus amphibius kiboko isolate mHipAmp2 chromosome 7, mHipAmp2.hap2, whole genome shotgun sequence genomic window:
- the RHOB gene encoding rho-related GTP-binding protein RhoB yields the protein MAAIRKKLVVVGDGACGKTCLLIVFSKDEFPEVYVPTVFENYVADIEVDGKQVELALWDTAGQEDYDRLRPLSYPDTDVILMCFSVDSPDSLENIPEKWVPEVKHFCPNVPIILVANKKDLRSDEHVRTELARMKQEPVRTDDGRAMAVRIQAYDYLECSAKTKEGVREVFETATRAALQKRYGSQNGCINCCKVL from the coding sequence ATGGCGGCCATCCGCAAGAAGCTGGTGGTGGTGGGCGACGGCGCGTGCGGCAAGACGTGCCTGCTGATCGTGTTCAGTAAGGACGAGTTCCCCGAGGTGTACGTGCCCACCGTCTTCGAGAACTATGTGGCCGACATCGAGGTGGACGGCAAGCAGGTGGAGCTGGCGCTGTGGGACACGGCGGGCCAGGAGGACTACGACCGCCTGCGGCCGCTCTCCTACCCGGACACCGACGTGATCCTCATGTGCTTCTCGGTGGACAGCCCGGATTCGCTGGAGAACATCCCCGAGAAGTGGGTGCCCGAGGTGAAGCACTTCTGCCCCAACGTGCCCATCATCCTGGTGGCCAACAAGAAAGACCTGCGCAGCGACGAGCACGTCCGCACAGAGCTGGCCCGCATGAAGCAGGAACCGGTGCGCACGGATGACGGCCGCGCCATGGCCGTGCGCATCCAAGCCTACGACTACCTCGAGTGCTCGGCCAAGACCAAGGAGGGCGTGCGCGAGGTCTTCGAGACGGCCACGCGCGCCGCGCTGCAGAAGCGCTACGGCTCCCAGAACGGCTGCATCAACTGCTGCAAGGTGCTatga